From Corvus moneduloides isolate bCorMon1 chromosome 4, bCorMon1.pri, whole genome shotgun sequence, one genomic window encodes:
- the MRPL42 gene encoding 39S ribosomal protein L42, mitochondrial — protein sequence MAMSLRTAWSSLFWMRSVATCKQVPLQNGAVYHACHKSTYSVLPEDYNCKVELAVTSDLKTIVCYHPSLEIPYEHTKSIPRPDPVNNKEENLDQVLKSRLDEKELKNERGPTIEELSKMFYTTKHRWYPVGQYHRRRKNPNPPKDR from the exons ATGGCAATGTCACTTAGAACTGCATGGTCCAGCCTCTTTTGGATGCGTTCAGTAGCAACCTGTAAACAGGTCCCACTGCAGA ATGGAGCTGTGTATCATGCTTGCCATAAATCTACATACTCAGTTCTCCCTGAAGACTACAACTG caaGGTGGAACTTGCAGTGACATCCGATTTGAAGACAATTGTCTGCTACCACCCTTCGCTTGAGATTCCATACGAGCATACAAAA TCCATTCCACGGCCAGATCCAGTGaataataaagaagaaaaccttGATCAAGTTTTGAAATCCAGATTGGATGAAAAAGAGCTAAAGAACGAGAGAGGTCCTACAATTGAAGAGCTCAGCAAAATGTTTTACACAACAAAACATCGCTGGTATCCTGTGGGACA gtatCATAGAAGACGCAAGAATCCTAATCCTCCTAAAGACCGATAA